Sequence from the Sus scrofa isolate TJ Tabasco breed Duroc unplaced genomic scaffold, Sscrofa11.1 Contig1574, whole genome shotgun sequence genome:
TGCAAAATGAAACAGCAATGGCAGCGGTAAAGTGCCGTGAACCAAACTGCCCCACAAGTATTTTCTACGCTCTTAAAATCCCTCTACCGCAATTTCCTCGTCTGCAGAACCGAATGATTATGATTTACCCAGCGGCTGACTCGGAAGAGGAATCCTGAGAATCACTCCTGTGTTTTTCCACAGTGTCTGCCATATGATAGGCCTCCGAGaaatataagcagaaaaatacaaagtattaTTAATATAACCACTATTATGGTTACTGTAATGTTTATTGTGTTATTAATAGTAAATatagaagcatttaaaaataaactcagtatTAAGTTCATACTTTTATAATCATATGTATATGTTTACATCTGCTTTATTCAAAGTCAAAACTACAACATGCTAAAATGTTGATCAATTAATGAATACATAATTTGTTGTATGTGATACAAAGCAGTAAGATTCAACAATAAACTGTGGATATAAGCAACAAGAATGAATCTCAAAAGTATTATTGCAAGTAAAAGAATCCAgatagaaattaaattatttattacttaATTGACATAACCTTCTCTGAAAGGCAAACTGTATGACAAATCAGTTTGGGGGTTGCTGGGAACTTGGAGTTGTGGGACAAGACTGACCACAAAGAGGTGAAAGGGTGCTTGTGGGGTGATGGAAAGAGGTCCTGTTTCGATTGATGATGGTAGTGATTACATGGCTGTGTTCTTCGGAGCCCATCAAATAGTGAATGAAGATaactgttttgtttagttttatctTGTTCTCAAAATCCCCATCTAAATAGAGTAAATTACTCTGAAAATATACCTCAAAGAACACGCCTTAAATATAGTAAATAGATTATATATCATAGTAACAATAATACCTTAAGGGAATTTATACAAAACCAATAGGATCTAAATGTGTGCATCATACAACCATCCATGATTTACTTTAGTGAGTTTTTCACCTTCATCTATTATATGAATGTTTTATGGTTGTAGAACCATTTAACAAATCTTATCGTAGAAAGTACAGAGGGAAGATAGGAAGGAAAGCGTTTTCatgtgatttgaaaataaaacagagagtaTATCCAAATCCCATCACCTTCTACCTCCTGAAAAGTTGACATGTTGTTtaatgtttgtgtgtatttaaACTCCCCAAGTGTGTAATAGAAAATAGTATCCACCACAGAGTCTTGATGGGGAGGTAAATTAGAAACATATTCACATTATTTTACCACTGTGAcactctatgcccactctcttttcttttttcctttctttcttttctcttctttttcttttcttttccttttctttctttctttttttttttaactggggcAGAGGATTTAAATGAGCTATGGACTTGGGAAAGATTTTCAATGGTTTTAAGTAACATGGCTGTTTGTCTTATCATTTGAATAAAAAACTAatgaaaagtctattttttttctattctggtTATCTCTATCTCCAATTCAATTACCCTTCATAGGCGTAATTCGTTTCAATTCAATTCATAGGGTAGGAGTGGGGAGAGATTGTTGTGGGCAATGTAACATCAAGCTTAGTTTTCTTTGTTGTCGGtttcactgctttttaaattatccaAGTAGCCCAAACTCGATGATGCTTACTCCGCTTCATGACAGTGTAGCTAAACTGGGTATCAGTGACAGTGGCTGCGCAATGAACAAGAATATTGCCTAGAGTAGTGAAAATGGACTTTGATCATTGTTGATCCTTTAGTAATCGCTTGAATGACTCTAACCAGCAAAACGTACCTTTTTCATAATGAGTGGATCCCAAACTGTCTTCCCTCCAGCCCATAGTAAGATGAATTTTAATAGCTAGTTCGCCTTCTGCATTCATATGATTCTAAGCCCGTTAGGTATGTATTTTCGGATTTACAAAATTGCTCGCAACGTAACCCATGCCGTTTTTTCCAGTGTGATCGTTACAGGGAAAATGCAGAGGAAGATGTTTATCACACGAAAACATCACTAAACGTGGTTTTAAGTCTTTGCTGACGCTTCCCCTTTTGAGTTACACCGGCTGACTTTTAAGTACCTTCACCTTTGATCCCAGGCGTCACATTCCTTTCAAGGAAAACAGCCTCTGGACTCGCCTCCGTATCTGCTGGGTCCTGATGCTGTAGATGATGGGGTTCATCAAGGGCGGGAAAAGGATGTAGACGTTGCCCATGAGGACGTGGACCAAGGGCGAGAGGTGTCTCCCGAAGCGGTGCACCATGGTCAGACCAATGATGGGGATGTAGAAAACCAGGACGGCGCAGAGGTGGGAGACACAGGTCTGCAAGGACTTGCTCCTCTCCTCTCGAGATGCGGCAGCCAGGACGGCACGCAGGATCCTGAGGTAGGAGAGGATGATGAGCACCGCATCCAGCAGCAGGTTGCTGATCACCAGGGCCAGGCCGTAGACGCTGTTGAAGCGGATGTCCGAGCAAGCCATTCGAATTAAGTCCTGGTGCAGGCAGAAGGAGTGGGAGAGGACGTGGGGACGGCAGTAGTTTAAGAACTTGAGGCGAATGATAACTGGAGGTATGAGTAAGGAACTCCTGCATAGGATCGCCACCCCAATTTTCATGACTTTATCATTAGTTAGGATGGAGGAGTAGCGTAGTGGGTTGCAAATGGCAACGTAGCGGTCAAAGGCCATGGCGAGAAGGACGGAGGACTCCACGAAGGACAGGCCATGGATGAAGTAGGACTGGGCGATGCAGGCATCCAGGCTGACCTCCCGGCTGAGCCCCCACAGGACGCCCAGCACCGTGTGCACGGTGGACAGCCCCACGCAGAGGTCCGTGACGGCCAGCATGGCCAGGAAGTAGAACATGGGCTGGTGCAGGCTGGGCTCCATCCGGATCACATGCAGCACCATGCAGTTCCCCAGGAAAACCGTGGCATagatggaggagaaagggatggagAGCCAGAAGTAGTCACCCTCTAGGCCAGGAAATCCAGTGAGAATAAATCTGgaactattgatgctgaagactGAGATAGCAGGCATTCATAGAGgatgaaaaatatttctagagaGAGATGCAAAATCAGGTCTGTTTATAGTCCCCCTATTTCTAGTCAAGTTTTTCTgcttttgagaagaaaataaagtacaacaaataaaatttccttaagTGTCATAAACTCAGCCGAATAGAGACCTGATTCTTTATTTTGTAGGGCAGacgtagattttcctgtgctagtGACTGAGAATGCCAGAGGATTGGAGGGTTTTATGCAGAAGCAATAGTGTTAAGGGGCTCATGGG
This genomic interval carries:
- the LOC100518500 gene encoding olfactory receptor 51V1-like; translation: MPAISVFSINSSRFILTGFPGLEGDYFWLSIPFSSIYATVFLGNCMVLHVIRMEPSLHQPMFYFLAMLAVTDLCVGLSTVHTVLGVLWGLSREVSLDACIAQSYFIHGLSFVESSVLLAMAFDRYVAICNPLRYSSILTNDKVMKIGVAILCRSSLLIPPVIIRLKFLNYCRPHVLSHSFCLHQDLIRMACSDIRFNSVYGLALVISNLLLDAVLIILSYLRILRAVLAAASREERSKSLQTCVSHLCAVLVFYIPIIGLTMVHRFGRHLSPLVHVLMGNVYILFPPLMNPIIYSIRTQQIRRRVQRLFSLKGM